The nucleotide window cttgggcaagtcacttctctgtgcctcagttacctcacctgtaaaatggagattaaaacatgtggtgcaatctgattactctgtgtctatcccagtgtttagaacagtgcttggcacatagtaagcactttactaccattattattattattattaaaaaagggaagagaaacagttCAGATTTAACTCCCACAAGACTGTAGGCACCTTTGAAAAGAGACAGGCATTTTAACTCATCTTAAACCACATCAACCCCTGATCAGGCTTCCATTCTAATTAATTTAGATAATAGATTTATGAAAAAATCTGCTGGATTCACTGAAGATGTACTGCACTGAATTTCTGAGAACTATGAGAAAACCACAACCTAAATCAAATACAGAAATACCTCTAAAATTTGATAGTGAAGGAATACCATTCATTTTgtgaaataaatgatttattaatCCAAAACTACGATTCATTTTCACTACAAATGAACAAGTCTATAAATCTCTCATGTTCTTTCATATTAAATCAAACTGATTTAATGAGAAAAGTTTACATATGTTGGTAAAAAAAAGCAATTCAGACAACTGCCCAAATCTGGTAGAAGTCAGTTCTGCCTCTTCTGATTCCAGTCCAACTCAGAACACAATAAGGAGTCCATAAAAGGAGAACAGTTTGTTATGAAGGTTCCACAATCATAGTTTGAGACCCTCAACATTCCTCTTCAGGTTGAGTAGCTCCTTTTCTTGCCTTCTTTTCTCCACTTTGAAAGCCAGTTTGTTGGCTTTCTTCTCCACTCTGCGTTCCTGCACAAGAATTTATTACATGTTATTACAAATTACCTTCAAATTTACCACAAGTACCATCaattccccctttttcctcaggacAAAGACATACACTTGAGAGTGTTTTTACCTTCCGTTCTTCTTTTATAGCCTGTTTTCTGGCTTTTCTATCTTCTTTGGTTTCATTTTTGGAACGTGGCTGTGTTGACACCCTCGGAAGATCACTGTCATTAATCATCTGCATGCGTTCAATTTGCTTGGCTGTAGGTCCTTTTGGTGGTAAGACATTCAGAGGAATCCCTGTTTTAGAGGACAGCTGAATTTCTTTGGGCTAAGATAGAAACAACGTGTTAGACTGAAGTTTTCAATCCCTTCTTCATACGTCTCactttcaaaaataataatttattgatatCAATGTTGTAAAGCAATATTTTAACAACAGATGAGCAATTCATCTTTACCCACCACCTtcctggatagggactgtgcctctcCCCcgatacttagcacatagtacgatCTTATAGCATATAGGCCTACCTTTGGAGGACACTTGATAAGCTGAGGGTGATTATACAGATTTGAGTATGTGCctaagaagaaagaaaaacaccAAGGTGAGCAGGTTACATTTTTAATAAAAATTCgacagttgataataataataataatgttggtatttgttaagcgcttactatgtgccgagcactgttctaagcgctggggtagacacaggggaatcaggatgtcccacgtggggctcacagtcttcatccccattttacagatgagggaactgaggcccagagaagtgaagtgacttgcccacagtcacaatctGTCCTTTTGTTAGGATACTGGTGGAATGGAGAACAGACATTTTCATAAGATCCCACAATTTGTACTGCTTATTCAAAATCAGGCTGTGTTTTAGCAATTTGAAAATTTGGTGCCCTTCCCTAGCTCAGGGCTCAAAGACAAAATTTAAAAGAATCCTTCTGTTAATATCTTACTAGGGCAGCGTCTAAGGCAACCAAGTAATGAGAACAGgatatattcaataaataccttaacaCCCATCCAAAGGATACTTACTGAAAATAGATTCACAATCCCATTTCTTTTTGGGTGCCTCAATAACTAATGCCACAGTCTCTTCCTCCTCAGTATCTTCCTTCTCCACTGACTCACTCTGGTCTTCAAGAGGCTCTAGAGTATCCAGCTTTACACAGCTATGGAGGTTTTATacacagaaggaaaaaaaccacacacatcgATGAAGTTCATATCCGTAATGTGCTGAAGCTACAATAAAAGAAAATCTATGGAAGAACAAATCATTCACATGTCCTCTGGACCCTATGCCTAGCTATGTACTGTTTACCCCTGGTGATGCTCCTCCCCTCCAATGGGTTGTGGCCAGCTACGGCAACCTCAGGCTATCCGAGGAGTTGGTATGGTTGCCAGGGAATCTTGTCGATGGCTGACTAAATCAATTTTGTGATCAACTGAACTGGAGACAAGATCGTGAAGACATGGAACCTTATATGAATGCACTCTGGCTAATCTCTACTTCCAAAATAATTTGGAGgaaagcagtaaaaaaaaaaaaggtagtgaCCAGATTCCCCCTTCACTTTCTCAACTCCTGTTAAAGGAATGGGCAATGACAGAGGGGTGGGTAGCAGGTGGGCTTTAAAATATCCTTCTCAAGAGATACAGTACGGTATCTCAAGAGAGATACAGTACCCACAGAGACAAAGTTAAGAACATAATGAATGAACCGACAAAACTTGTGGACTTGGTTTCTGAGAATACCCAATCCTATATAAATCTATCTGTCACATTTGGGTCGACAAGAAATGTCTTGAGTAGAAGGAGAGGCAACGTACTTTTTTGCTTTCTCCTTGTAGTAGTCATTTAAGACTTCCTGTAGCCGGATGCTGTCAGCATGAATGAAGCCTTCTAATTCTGCATTATCCAGGGCTCCAATCTCATCATCGTCAAACTGCTCAAAGAACTGAAAATGAAGATGCAGCAAAACGGATCATGAATACTGACATCAAAGTCACTAAGAGCCATCTATTCAATGAACAGAATCTTTCTGTGTGAATATTTTTCATGGTTGTTAGTCTTTTTATAAATGGCAGAGTAATTTGCTTGTTTTCTCATGGGCAGTTCTGGAGCACTTTTTATATTTATAATGCAGATTTCCTCTCACAATTAGATGCTTAAAAGAATCCATTAGGGATAAGACATTTTAAATTTCTCTAGCTTGAGGCGAACTCATAACAAAATAGATGTGAAGACTGAATGCTTAGGGTACTGATCCCTCAACTTTGAGATATTTTATTGGAAGAATATCTAACTCAACTGAAGCAGGGAATGCAACTCCAAAGGTTTCAATGGCTGTGCAAACTAATCTACACCTTGGGGAATGTGTATTTATGGGGACTGaagcctcctccatccctcttacATCCCTGCTCCTGGTCTGGATTCTTCACCCAAGCTTATGTCCATATACAGAGCGACAATGAGAGCTGCTCCACCAACGTTTTGGATGCTTCTAGGGACTCTACACAGGGGAACTGAAAGTCTGCTTTATTTGGAGCTAGTGTGTCTTCCTAGCTGCAGACCTCTTTCCTCTTTGGTCAAAGGATGCTGGGAGGTACATGCTTGTCATAGGTtgcaagcagtgtagcctagtgaaaagagcacaggcccaggagtctaaaggacctgagttcttatcctggctccacctctggcctgctgtgtgaccttgggcaaatcacaacttctctgtgtctcagttatctcatctgtaaaatggggattaatagtatgagctccacgtggaacatagactgattccacctgattaatttatatctaccttggtgcttagtacagtgccagggcacagagtaaggacttaacaaataccataaaaaactgttGCACAGCTTGcatggggagcagagaaaaatttttttaaaaaatctgcttGAATCAAAGCTACCAGAAATGGCTGAGTTTGCAAAGCTTTCACAACTTGTCTTCTCCCATCACTTTATTTTTTACAGGGGCTGCACATATTACCATACTGCCTGAAATGCATTACTAAACCACTGGCAAGGAAATCAGAAGGTAACTCAAATAATTGGATTATTGCCAAAACACACTTGTCTTTTCCCATCTGAGTTCTGGGTCTTTGAGGGGAGTGATCTCGTCTTATGCTTCCTTTGTGCGTCGCCCAGGCATTTAGAATGATTCTCTacggtcaataaataccgataAGGAGGATAAAAATGGATTCTCAACCCCTGCAGCTTTTTTATGCCCCTTACTGCTGACTATATTTTCTAAAGCGGTCTAAAAGTTTTCTTTTAGAATTGGAACTCAATGAgctgggcagaggaggaattTAATGAGCAGCAGGAACACCTTCACTTTCTTCATGAAACTCCCAAGTGGTGAGTTCTAGACAGGGGCTATACCTGGCTGGgataaggggaggggaaaagaaagggtaACAGAATTCCACGAGTTTTGCCACCTGACCTTTTCAAACCTATCATCCAGAAGTGTGAGTTGTTCATTTCTTCTCATGACTGAAGAAGTCATGGAGTACTCCGTGAAGCGACTTTTTGTTTCTTCTTCCAAAAACAAGAGCTCTTCCATGTTTCCATAAGCTCTTCCCTGAGCAGATGCGTCTTCGTCTGACAAAGGGCCCTCTGAGTCATAGTCCTCTTCATCGCTCCCACTCTTAACGTCTTCCCACTCATTGTCATCTTCAAGTCTTGAACTGCAGAAAAACGTGCCGGGCTGGCTACAGTTAAACAAGATTTTACATGTACTTCATCACTGGCAATTATTGAGTGCGCTCtgtatcagagcactgtactacgtgcttgggagagtacaatacaaaagagttggtagacacgatccctgcccaccaggaacttagagATCCCTCTTCTTTCTTAGTAGTGTCCTCTGTTTCTTGTTCACAGCAAGAATCTAAAACTGCTATCCTTTTACCTTAATTCTTCCACCACGAATGGTGATGTTGACTATTCTTgcacttttctcctgccctactgcatctgcctccttgcagaactccctgcctcctgtctctcctcactacagtctatattcattcattcaataatatttattgagcgcttactatgtgcagagcactgtactaagcgcttggaatgtacaattcgtcaaaagatagagacaatccctgcccaatgacgggctcacagctatatttcactctgctgcccagataattctttaaaaaaggtcagtccatatctccccattcctcatgaacctccaatggctgcccaaccacctccgcagcaaagagaaactccttatcatgagatcgctcctcctacctcacttcactcatATCCTGTTACAGCCCAGGCTGCACatgttgctcctctagcaccacctTACTCACTTTGCAATCTcctcgccaacccctttcccatgtcctccctctagcctggaactccctcctgtttCATATATGCTAGACCCCCATCTCTTCACCTTCAGACCATTATTAAAGTTACATCTTCTCCAAAGgaccttccctaattaaatcctcttttctccagctccctctcccttttgcatcgtttCTGTACTTTACACTTCGATCTGTGGCCTTtgtgcatttgatatttgtcccacccgcAACCCCCctgcattatgtacatatctttaaattatacattagttATATATTTTAATACCTGCCTTCCCTCGCTAGActttatgctcattgtgggccaggggaGTGCCTGTcaattctgatgtactgtactcttccagatgcttagtacagtgctgtgcacatagtgctcaataaatatcacggattgacTGATATTCATGGGAGTTCTCTCCCAGAAGTCAGCCCCACATACCAACTGCCCTCAACCTTCCACCGTCCTCCTGCTGGGTCATTGGCCTGCAGGATAAAATCATCTTCAAGCAGATTGTCTGGATTATTGAAGTCAAAATCATCATCAAGAGCTGCAACGATATCAGGATCAAAATCCAACCGAGGACCtaggagtagagggggaaaaaaagcaaaaaaggaaATGATTCCAAGGTGTTCTGTAAAACAACTGCCTGAGCGACCCAACCGCAAAAACATGACCAAATACTAATCTTTATTACTGAGATTAAAGCTTTACAGTATCAAGTTGAGAACTGCTTCATTCCATtgaaaacgagaagcagcatggcctaggggaaagagcatgggcctggtagtcagaggacctgggttaaattcctggctctgccacttgtctgctttgtgagcttgggcaaatcacttaacttctctgtgcctcagttgccctacctataaaatggggattaaatcctactccctcctacttagactgtgagccccatatgggccagggtccttgtccaacctggttggcttgtgtctaccccagcgcttaaaacagtgtttggcacatagtaagtgcttaacaagtaccataactaattaacatgaagaagaagcagcatggctcagtggccaaAGCATATTTGGATTGCTAATATTATCAcagcaataaaataataataataatggtagttgctaagcgctttcgtgtcaaacactgttctaggcagtgagttagatacaagtaaagcaggttgaacacagtccctgtcccacatggggctcacagtctaagaagatgaGAGTAGGaattaatggccattttacagatgaggcatagagaagttaagcaatacAAGGTGCCCTGGgtgtcacagcaggtaagttccagagccaggcctggaactcaagtcctttgactctcagccccttgctctttccacaaggccaagctgcttctcacaactgAAGGTTCTCAGTAACAGCCTGCCTCCAGATGGCAGGCCCTTAGACACACCCCACTCCATCCAACCATCTTCTGGCAGCCCCAGATAGAACAGACCAAATACCATTCTAATCCAACTATGAGGCAAATTTGAGGTAATGACTACAGGCAGGTTGAAAGCACAAACCACTTCATATTGGCAAAGTGGTGTTCTCTTTTAGGTGTAAGAAGCACTTTCACCAACGATTTGGACTTTACTATTTAAATTATTAATTGTATAACTACAAATTGACAGCTCCCAATATTACAAATTTAGACTCTCCCTTTTGTCCTCAAATTCCTTGTAACACATCTTAAGAGAAAATATATATGCCAGTGTTCCCATGCAACAACAAACCTAATTAACAATACAAGTGCTAGATCGGAGAACATGACATAAAGCAAATAAAAGGAGATAAATGGAAGATGTAGAGAGATATACCTAAATGGAGGGAGTGAGCAAGGCTGGGGTGAGGTTTATTTGTGAAGGTTCCATGGGGGATGTGGGGTTTTAATAGAGATTAAGGCTAGACAGTACATTTCAAGCGAAAGGAATGGTGATTTGAATGAATTAAGCGCAGTTCGCCTAGGAAACACAGCTGGTTCTCCTAGCAATGAGGAAAAAATTCCTTTGGCTGATGAAGATTTTAGTAAGCTGACAGATTGTGTGAAGTATTTTTAGGCAATTCTAAAGTTTAAGGATTGTCAAATGAAATCTTTTTCCTTTACAAAATCTAAATTTGGCTGCCTAAAAGAGTTTCCTCAGGAGTTTATATGAAAAACAAGTTCCTTCTTCCCTTTGAAACTATAACCACAAAAAAATTCTGATGTCTTCACTCCTCAGTTATACCAGGCCCCATTTGAGCTCCCTACCCAAACCTTACTCTTGATGCACAGGGCCACACCCTTAGCTCTTGACCCTATCTCCTCTGTTGTCCTCTCGCTACTAACCCCCAAACCAGAACCACCTCCACAGCAGAAGCAgttgtgtggcctggtggaaaaagcacgggccttggaggtAGAGGAACCGCGTTTTAATCCAgcttctatcacttgcctgctatatgaccttgggaaagtcacttatcctctctgggtatcagtttcctgatctgtaaagtgagcattcaatacctgttctccttcctaactaGACCAGGCCCTCTGAGGGTCATGGATGATATCTGacttgattagtacagtgtttggcacattatgTGATtaccaatcaatccataatattgattgaatgctttctgtgtacagagcagtgtggcctagtggagagagcatgagtccaggagtcaggggacttgggttctaatcccagctctaccacaagtCTGTcacgtgattttgggcaagtcatttaacttctctgtgcctcagttaccttatctataaatggGAGTTGAATCCTCTTTCCTCcgactaggacagggactgtgtccaacttgattaccatgtgtctaccccagcacttagaacactgacacacagtaaagacaacctgataaccttttatctactccagcgcttagaacagtgcttggcacaaagttggCAAGTTGgcagcactaacaaataccatcatcaccatcaccatcaaataccattaaaaaacaatctaacagactctaCGCCATGCAGCTTTTTAAGCCTGTCTTTGGCACTGTGGCTTGCCATCTTTTCCAATAAACACCATCTGACCTgagttcctctcctggttctcctcccatctttctAGTCCCTCCTTCTCGGCCTCTTTCGCCAGCctcttcctctatctcccactcccatctgtggatgtccctcaagacTCTTCTCTGAGGTCACCTTCTAATTTaaatttacacttactcccttggggagcttatcTTCTCTCAccgcttcagctaccacctctgaaCTAGGTGACTTCCAACTCTATCTTACTAGCCGTGATGCAAACTTGAATCGCCTCCTGCCTGCATCTGCCACTACCTCTAACTCTACATGTccaactcatcttcccttccaaattctctcctccatctgGCTTCGTCAGCACTGCTAACTACACCAACagtcttcccatctctcaagctcgCAGTCTTGACATaatacttaactcctctctctctttcagtgtCTGTATTCAATCAGGctccaaatcccattggttcttcCTTTACAACATTTCTGGAATCTGGTCctttcaacatcatcatcatcaacggtattttttgagtgcttactatgtgcacggcaatcaatcaatggtattcactgagcacttactatgggcaaatcactttattaagagcttggtagagtatattacaatagaattagcagacacattccctgtccatgagtttacagcctagagatgagcttacagtcaagagcatgaattcattcattcaatcgtatttattgagggcttactgtgtgcagagcactgtactaagctcttggaaagtacaatacagcaataatctgtattagagcactgtattaagcacttgggagagtaataccacaaaagagttggcagacacattccctatccacaactttcctatccaaactcctagattaagccccccttttcctctgctccccctccttctcatcaccccaacttgctccctttgctctaccaccgtCCCCCGCAAACcacttgtatatatgtgtacatatttataattctatttatttatattgatgctattgatgcttgttttgatgtctgtttccccccttctagactgtaataataataatgatggtatttgttaagcacttactatgtgccaagcactgttctaagcgctggagtagataaaagggaatcaggttgtcccacgtggggct belongs to Ornithorhynchus anatinus isolate Pmale09 chromosome 2, mOrnAna1.pri.v4, whole genome shotgun sequence and includes:
- the LTV1 gene encoding protein LTV1 homolog isoform X2, whose product is MPHKKKKPFIDKKKAVSFHLVHRSQRDPLAADDTAPQRVLLPAQKAELEERRAEQRKYGVFFDDDYDYLQHLKEASGPSELVPSQAFSLQDRNDELEETLPLPNPRIKLPSSVFASAFEEDVGLLNKAAPVSGPRLDFDPDIVAALDDDFDFNNPDNLLEDDFILQANDPAGGRWKVEGSCSRLEDDNEWEDVKSGSDEEDYDSEGPLSDEDASAQGRAYGNMEELLFLEEETKSRFTEYSMTSSVMRRNEQLTLLDDRFEKFFEQFDDDEIGALDNAELEGFIHADSIRLQEVLNDYYKEKAKNCVKLDTLEPLEDQSESVEKEDTEEEETVALVIEAPKKKWDCESIFSTYSNLYNHPQLIKCPPKPKEIQLSSKTGIPLNVLPPKGPTAKQIERMQMINDSDLPRVSTQPRSKNETKEDRKARKQAIKEERKERRVEKKANKLAFKVEKRRQEKELLNLKRNVEGLKL
- the LTV1 gene encoding protein LTV1 homolog isoform X1, which translates into the protein MPHKKKKPFIDKKKAVSFHLVHRSQRDPLAADDTAPQRVLLPAQKAELEERRAEQRKYGVFFDDDYDYLQHLKEASGPSELVPSQAFSLQDRNDELEETLPLPNPRIKLPSSVFASAFEEDVGLLNKAAPVSGPRLDFDPDIVAALDDDFDFNNPDNLLEDDFILQANDPAGGRWKVEGSCQPGTFFCSSRLEDDNEWEDVKSGSDEEDYDSEGPLSDEDASAQGRAYGNMEELLFLEEETKSRFTEYSMTSSVMRRNEQLTLLDDRFEKFFEQFDDDEIGALDNAELEGFIHADSIRLQEVLNDYYKEKAKNCVKLDTLEPLEDQSESVEKEDTEEEETVALVIEAPKKKWDCESIFSTYSNLYNHPQLIKCPPKPKEIQLSSKTGIPLNVLPPKGPTAKQIERMQMINDSDLPRVSTQPRSKNETKEDRKARKQAIKEERKERRVEKKANKLAFKVEKRRQEKELLNLKRNVEGLKL